From Abyssibius alkaniclasticus:
GCTTCGGGCGTTTTCACCCAGTCACCAAGGGCTGCAAGATCGTCGCTTTGGCGCTGGGTCTCGCTCAGATATTCGGGAAATGCCGAAATGATGCGCCCGGCCAGCGAAATATCCATCGTGCCAACCGATACACCCGCCGCCTTGGCAAAGGCGCTGATCACCGGCAAAAGCGAGGCCGAAGCCAGTTGCGGTGCCTCGTCGACCTTGGTGTAAACGATATCGGGGAAAGTAGCGTTGGCCATGTTGTTTTGCCTGTCATTATGTGGGTTTCGCGCAGAGTTTAGCCGCTTCACCCAAGGTAATACAACGCCAAACGGCGGCGCTTGCGCCCTGTCGCCGATCTTGTGCAGTTGCCCCCGTGCGGCAAACCGCGCTATGACCTTTTTATCGGCCAAATTGTGCAATGGATCATATGCAAAACCCCGTTTCCGCCCCTGACGATACGGCACTGGAGGCCACGATTGCAGGCGTGCTGCAAAAAGAGGCGGCGGCGATTGCAGGCTTTGGCGCACGGCCCGCGGGCTGCGCGCACGCCGTGCGCGAAATCGCCGCCGCGCCCGGCCCGCTGATCGTGGCGGGCATCGGCAAATCGGGGCATGTGGCCGGCAAGCTCGCCTCGACCTTTCGTTCGCTTGGCCGTATGGCGATGTATCTGCATCCGTCCGAGGCCAGCCACGGCGATCTGTCGCTTGTGCAGCGCGGCAGCCCGGTGCTGGTGGTATCGCATTCCGGTGAAACCTCGGAGTTGAGCGACCTTTTGGTGTTCTGCCGCCAAAATCAGGTCGACATCATCAGCATCACCGCCAGCGCCACAAGCACTTTGGCGCGCGCCAGCCGCGTGGCCATTTGCTATGGTGCAATCGAGGAGGCCTGTCCGAATGGGCTGGCCCCGACAACGTCAACCACGCTGGCATTGGCCATTGGCGATGCGCTGGCCGTGGGGGTCAGCGTGGTCATGGGGGCATTGCCGGAGGATTTTCGCCGCTACCACCCCGGCGGGCGGCTTGGCGCGCGGCTGCTGACCGTGGCCGATCTGATGCGCAGCGGCGATGCGTTGCCGCTTGTCGCACCATTGGCACGGATGAGCGATGTTGTCGTTGAAATGTCGGCCAAATCGCTTGGGCTTGCCATTCTGGCCGATGAAAACCGCGTGCTGGGCGTGATTACCGATGGCGATTTGCGCCGCAATGCCGATCGGTTATGGGAGGTGGCACCGCTACAGATTGCCTCGCCAAACCCTGTGCAGATTGCCCCCGATGCTTTGGCGGCCGATGCCGCCCTGCTGATGACGGCGCGCGGGGTTTCGGTATGTCTGGTCATGGCCGATGACGCGCTGCTTGGCGTGCTGCATATGCATGATTGCCTGCGCGCCGGGGTGGGCGCGTGAAGCGGGCGGTCATCATTCCGGCGCGCTACCAGTCTGTGCGCTTTCCGGGCAAACCGCTTACGCCCTTGCGCGGGCAAAGCGGTGCGGCCAAGCCGCTGGTGCAGCGCACATGGGACTGCGCGCGCCAGTTTTGCGATGCGCACGAGATATTCGTGGCCACCGATGATTTGCGCATCGCTAAGGCTGTGCGCGGCTTTGGCGGGCAGGCGCTGATGACGCCTGCTTCCTGCAGCAACGGCACCGAGCGTTGCGCGGCGGCGGTTGAGCAATTGCCGCATCTGCCCGAGATCATCATCAACCTGCAGGGCGATGCGCCGCTGACCCCGCATTGGTTTCTGGCCGATCTGGAAGCCGCGATGCAGGCCAACCCCGCCGCGCAAATGGCCACGCCCGTGCTGCGCTGCGATGCGCAAACCTACGGGCTGTTGCGCGCTGACCGTGTTGCAGGCCGGGTGGGCGGCACCACGGCGGTGTTTGGCGCCGACGGGCAGGCGCTGTATTTTTCAAAAGAAGTGCTGCCCTTTTTGCCCGATGGCCCCTTGCCTGTGCCGTGTCCGGTGTTCCACCATGTCGGCGTTTACGCCTACCGCCCCGATGCTTTGGCCGCCTATGCGCGCTGGCCGCTTGGCAGGCTCGAATCGCTGGAAGGCCTGGAGCAATTGCGCTTTTTGGAAAACGGCGTTGCGGTGCATTGTGTTGAAGTGAATGCCAGGGGCCGTTTGTTTTGGGAGCTGAACAACCCGTCCGACGTGGCCCGCATTGAAAGTGTCTTGCCATGAACGCGCCAGAACCCCGCCATGTTACAGTCGGCCGGCACATTATCGGCAATGATCTGCCCTTTGTGCTGATCGCCGGGCCTTGCCAGATTGAAAGCCGCGACCATGCGCTGAAAATGGCTGAAATCATCGCAGAACTTGCCGCGCGCCACGGTCGCGGGTTCGTTTTCAAATCGAGCTTTGACAAGGCCAACCGCTCCAGCCACGCCACAGCGCGCGGCATTGGCATGAGCCAGGGGCTGGAAATTCTGGCCGAGGTGAAGGCGCAGTTTGGCTGCCCGGTAGTCACCGATGTGCATGTGCCCGCGCAATGCGCGCCGGTGGCCGACATCGTCGATATGCTGCAAATTCCGGCCTTTCTGTGCCGCCAGACCGACCTGCTGCTTGCTGCGGGGCATACGGGCGCTGCGGTGAATGTCAAGAAAGGCCAGTTTCTGGCCCCGCAGGACATGGCCCATGTCGCCGCCAAAATCGCCAGCACCGGGAATGAGCGGATTTTGCTGTGCGAGCGTGGCACGAGCTTTGGTTACAACGCGCTTGTATCCGATTTTCGCAGCCTGCCGATCATGGCTGAAACCGGCTATCCTGTGGTGTTTGATGCCACGCATTCGGTGCAACTGCCCGGCGGGCAGGGGGCCAGCAGCGGTGGCGAGCGCCGTTTCGTGGCCCCGCTGGCGCGCGCGGCCGTGGCGGTTGGCTGCGCGGCGCTGTTTGTCGAGGTGCATGACGCGCCCGATGCCGCACCCTCTGACGGGCCGAACATGCTTGCGCCCGCCGCGCTCGACGCACTTCTAGAGGATCTGGCGCGGATCAGCCCGGCCTAGCGCATTCCAGCCTGGCCTTTTGCCCCGGCGCCATCGGGCCGGTCCCATGTCACGCCGGTGATTGTGGCCTTGCTGACAAGCGTGCCGATATAGGCCTGTGCCGCGCGGCCCCAGGCGGCCATTTCATGCGCGGCCAGCAGATCGGCGCGCGCCTCCTCATAGGGGCGCACATCGCCTTCTTTGGCATGAAGCGCCTGAAGCGCGGCCTCATCGGCAGGCTCTGGCGTGATTTCCGCCTCGATCACCGCGCGCACCAGCGCCTCGTCCTCGGTTTCACGCAAACCGTCCTCGTTCAACTCGGGCGTGGGGTTGAGCCCAAGCGCCATGCCGCGCTGCAACAGCACCGAGCGGATGGCCAATGCGCGGGCCGCCGCCTGCCATGCCCAGCCGGGTTTGCCCGGCGGGGCGGCGTGGTTCTGGGCTTCTGCGGCAATGAGCGTGCGGTCAATCACATGCCCGTTGACCGAGACTTCGGGAAAGAAGGGGCGGGCCATCAGCGCATCCCCCGTTTGCGTGTGCGCACGATCTGAAAGCCGGGGCGGATGACATAGCGCAGCGGGGCCGACAGCATGTGAACAAGCCGTGTGAAGGGGAAGACCAGAAAGATTGTCAGCCCCAGCACCAGATGCAGCTGGAAGAGCCAGTGGATGCCGATGATATTGTCTGCCGCATTCGGCTGAAAGGTGAAAATCGCTTGCGCCCAGGTCATCAGTCGCACCATTTCACCGCCATCCAGATGCTGAAGCGATACGAATATCGTGCCCAGACCCAGCACCAGCTGTGTCAGGAGCAGCACCAGAATGGCAATATCGGCGAAGTTGGACGTAGCGCGGATGCGCGGGTCCATCAGGCGGCGGTGCAACAGCAAAATGCCACCGACAAGGGCTGCAACACCGGCCACCCCGCCCACGATAACCGCCAGTAGCTGTTTGGCCGTGTGCGATATGCCCAGCATATCCCAGATGACAATCGGTGAAAGCAGGCCGACGAGATGGCCGAAGAAGATCGTCAGCACACCAATATGGAACAAAACGGAACCCAGGATGAGCTGCTTGCGCCGCAAAAGCTGGCTCGATTTGCTTTTCCAGGTGAACGGGTCACGCTCATACCGCGCGATAGACCCGATCGCCAGCACGGCCAGCGCGATATAGGGGTATATGCCGAAAAGAAAATTATGCATTGCCGGCTCCTGTCAATTGGCTGCGGGCCGCAGCGGGGGGTGTGTCCATATTGGCCAGCATGTCGCGCACTTGCGGGCAGCCGGCATTGGGGTCGGGGCCGAATGTGACCTCGGCCTCTTCCCAAACGGCGTCGAGCGCCTCCAGATCATTCGGGTCGTCATCGGGTTCGGCCACCAGTTCGGGCGAAGTCGCCTCCTCCAGGGCCACACCGGCAATGGACAGCAGCGCCGCGAACACCCCGGCATAGGGGCTGGAACGCCGTGTCAGGCGGGTGTGCAGCGCGCCCAGAATATGGCTGGCATCCACCAGCAATTCACGCACCTCGCCCACCGGACGGGTTGAGAGATATTCCAGCAGCACCGGCAGATGGTCGGGCAGTTCGCTGGTTTCCAGATCGAA
This genomic window contains:
- a CDS encoding KpsF/GutQ family sugar-phosphate isomerase, with translation MQNPVSAPDDTALEATIAGVLQKEAAAIAGFGARPAGCAHAVREIAAAPGPLIVAGIGKSGHVAGKLASTFRSLGRMAMYLHPSEASHGDLSLVQRGSPVLVVSHSGETSELSDLLVFCRQNQVDIISITASATSTLARASRVAICYGAIEEACPNGLAPTTSTTLALAIGDALAVGVSVVMGALPEDFRRYHPGGRLGARLLTVADLMRSGDALPLVAPLARMSDVVVEMSAKSLGLAILADENRVLGVITDGDLRRNADRLWEVAPLQIASPNPVQIAPDALAADAALLMTARGVSVCLVMADDALLGVLHMHDCLRAGVGA
- a CDS encoding 3-deoxy-manno-octulosonate cytidylyltransferase, producing MKRAVIIPARYQSVRFPGKPLTPLRGQSGAAKPLVQRTWDCARQFCDAHEIFVATDDLRIAKAVRGFGGQALMTPASCSNGTERCAAAVEQLPHLPEIIINLQGDAPLTPHWFLADLEAAMQANPAAQMATPVLRCDAQTYGLLRADRVAGRVGGTTAVFGADGQALYFSKEVLPFLPDGPLPVPCPVFHHVGVYAYRPDALAAYARWPLGRLESLEGLEQLRFLENGVAVHCVEVNARGRLFWELNNPSDVARIESVLP
- the kdsA gene encoding 3-deoxy-8-phosphooctulonate synthase; amino-acid sequence: MNAPEPRHVTVGRHIIGNDLPFVLIAGPCQIESRDHALKMAEIIAELAARHGRGFVFKSSFDKANRSSHATARGIGMSQGLEILAEVKAQFGCPVVTDVHVPAQCAPVADIVDMLQIPAFLCRQTDLLLAAGHTGAAVNVKKGQFLAPQDMAHVAAKIASTGNERILLCERGTSFGYNALVSDFRSLPIMAETGYPVVFDATHSVQLPGGQGASSGGERRFVAPLARAAVAVGCAALFVEVHDAPDAAPSDGPNMLAPAALDALLEDLARISPA
- the narI gene encoding respiratory nitrate reductase subunit gamma, encoding MHNFLFGIYPYIALAVLAIGSIARYERDPFTWKSKSSQLLRRKQLILGSVLFHIGVLTIFFGHLVGLLSPIVIWDMLGISHTAKQLLAVIVGGVAGVAALVGGILLLHRRLMDPRIRATSNFADIAILVLLLTQLVLGLGTIFVSLQHLDGGEMVRLMTWAQAIFTFQPNAADNIIGIHWLFQLHLVLGLTIFLVFPFTRLVHMLSAPLRYVIRPGFQIVRTRKRGMR
- the narJ gene encoding nitrate reductase molybdenum cofactor assembly chaperone, with product MQKSLKCLSLLLAYPSTEIQNEIEALGTALEADGQLNGAALDALAPLMARYADADIWDLQESYVEMFDRSRTLSLNLFEHLHGESRERGSAMVDLLETYRSGGFDLETSELPDHLPVLLEYLSTRPVGEVRELLVDASHILGALHTRLTRRSSPYAGVFAALLSIAGVALEEATSPELVAEPDDDPNDLEALDAVWEEAEVTFGPDPNAGCPQVRDMLANMDTPPAAARSQLTGAGNA